One Thioalkalivibrio sp. ALJ12 genomic window carries:
- a CDS encoding DUF1987 domain-containing protein: MAALDPIRHEATDRTPEVLFDFAAGHYRISGESYPEDAASFYGPLTQGLRQAVQERASESLEFSVEMIYFNSSTAKALMNLFQILEDAAEAGINVRINWCYHEDDETMEEFGEDFSEDFAHADYRMCPTS; the protein is encoded by the coding sequence ATGGCAGCACTGGACCCCATTCGACACGAGGCAACGGACCGCACCCCGGAGGTCCTGTTCGATTTCGCGGCGGGGCATTACCGCATTTCCGGCGAGTCCTACCCGGAAGACGCTGCGAGCTTCTATGGACCCCTGACCCAGGGCCTGCGACAGGCGGTCCAGGAGCGGGCCAGCGAGTCGCTGGAGTTCAGCGTCGAGATGATCTACTTCAACAGCTCGACCGCGAAGGCGCTGATGAACCTCTTTCAGATCCTCGAAGACGCCGCCGAGGCCGGCATCAACGTGCGCATCAACTGGTGCTACCACGAAGACGACGAGACGATGGAAGAATTCGGCGAGGACTTTTCCGAGGACTTTGCCCACGCGGACTACCGCATGTGCCCGACATCATGA
- a CDS encoding acetyl-CoA carboxylase carboxyltransferase subunit alpha, translated as MNPDFLDFEQPIAELEAKIRDLRYVGDDAEVNIQEEIQRLEEKCRSLTESIFAKLTPWQVAQMSRHPKRPYTLDYIPQLFDEFEELHGDRTYADDPAIVGGVARLDGRPVMIIGHQKGRQTREKVYRNFGMPRPEGYRKALRLMETAERFRLPVLTFIDTPGAYPGVGAEERGQSEAIARNLMVMARLDTPIIATVIGEGGSGGALAIGVGDATLMLQYSTYSVISPEGCASILWKSAERASEAAEALGITSQRLHDLGLVDRIVSEPLGGAHRDPETMSAHLRSALLETLDGLEALDPAKRLDRRYRRLMDYGAFQEATS; from the coding sequence ATGAATCCGGATTTTCTCGACTTCGAACAGCCCATTGCCGAACTGGAAGCCAAGATTCGGGATCTGCGCTATGTGGGTGACGATGCCGAGGTCAACATCCAGGAAGAGATCCAGCGGCTGGAGGAGAAGTGCCGTTCGCTGACGGAGAGCATCTTCGCCAAGCTCACCCCCTGGCAGGTGGCGCAGATGTCGCGTCATCCCAAGCGCCCGTACACGCTGGACTACATCCCGCAGTTGTTCGACGAGTTCGAGGAGCTGCACGGTGACCGGACCTACGCGGATGATCCGGCCATCGTGGGGGGCGTGGCCCGCCTCGACGGGCGCCCGGTAATGATCATCGGCCATCAGAAAGGTCGCCAGACGCGCGAGAAGGTCTACCGCAACTTCGGGATGCCGCGCCCGGAGGGCTACCGCAAGGCCCTGCGGCTGATGGAGACGGCCGAGCGTTTTCGCCTGCCGGTCCTTACGTTCATCGACACCCCGGGTGCCTATCCGGGCGTGGGTGCCGAGGAGCGCGGCCAGAGCGAGGCGATCGCCCGCAACCTGATGGTGATGGCGCGGCTGGATACCCCGATCATCGCGACCGTGATCGGCGAGGGCGGCTCCGGCGGCGCGCTGGCGATCGGGGTCGGGGATGCCACGCTGATGCTGCAGTACTCGACCTACTCGGTCATCTCGCCGGAAGGCTGTGCCTCCATTCTCTGGAAGAGTGCCGAACGCGCGTCCGAGGCAGCGGAGGCGCTGGGCATTACCTCGCAACGGCTGCACGATCTGGGGCTGGTCGATCGCATCGTCTCCGAGCCACTGGGCGGGGCCCATCGCGATCCGGAGACGATGTCGGCACACCTGCGCTCGGCGCTGCTGGAAACCCTTGATGGCCTGGAGGCGCTGGACCCGGCCAAGCGGCTGGATCGGCGTTACCGCCGCCTGATGGACTACGGTGCCTTCCAGGAAGCCACTTCCTGA
- the tilS gene encoding tRNA lysidine(34) synthetase TilS — protein MGDHTHPVMVAMRAFLQDHPDFASLRVAFSGGRDSSVLLHALARLRPQGLEAWHVNHGLRPDADAQAAFCVRVAEALDVALTVRKVTVLDDASEGPEAAARRSRYTALREGLGGRDLILTAQHADDQAETFLLAALRGSGPEGLQGMRVLRREGDTWLGRPLLEVPGEAIADYAEAAGLGWYDDPSNDDTRFDRNFLRREILPRLAERFPVHASLARSARWQREAVDRLESLEDERIPDEASLELASLAELDRPARRARLRAWLRAQGLRPPGHARLEEFCRQLEVHAPDRTPELRWADGWMGVYRGTICAEAPDAKSAVPGDVIPWPPGHARLTLPDGRVLERAALVALGVDAQEALEVGFRRGGETVVTPAGRRPLKKRLQERGIPPWEREHLPLVRRQSDGLVVAILWSHGDLGP, from the coding sequence GTGGGGGATCACACCCACCCGGTGATGGTCGCCATGCGGGCCTTTTTGCAGGACCACCCGGACTTCGCTTCTTTGCGCGTCGCCTTTAGCGGCGGCCGCGACTCCTCTGTATTGCTGCACGCGCTCGCGCGACTGCGCCCTCAAGGGCTTGAGGCCTGGCATGTGAATCACGGTCTGCGACCGGATGCCGATGCGCAGGCGGCGTTCTGTGTACGCGTTGCCGAGGCGCTGGATGTAGCGCTGACCGTACGCAAGGTGACCGTTCTTGATGATGCCTCCGAGGGGCCGGAGGCCGCAGCGCGCCGTTCACGCTACACGGCCCTGCGCGAGGGCCTCGGGGGGCGGGACCTGATCCTGACCGCCCAGCATGCCGACGACCAGGCCGAGACTTTTCTGCTCGCCGCGCTGCGCGGGAGCGGTCCGGAGGGCCTTCAGGGCATGCGGGTACTGCGTCGCGAAGGGGACACCTGGTTGGGGAGACCGTTGCTGGAGGTCCCGGGCGAGGCCATCGCGGACTACGCAGAAGCGGCGGGGCTCGGTTGGTACGACGACCCAAGCAATGACGACACCCGGTTCGATCGCAATTTCCTGCGCCGCGAGATCCTCCCGCGTCTGGCGGAGCGCTTCCCTGTTCATGCCTCCCTGGCGCGCAGCGCCCGCTGGCAGCGCGAGGCCGTCGACCGCCTGGAGAGCCTGGAGGATGAACGCATTCCGGATGAGGCCTCGCTCGAGCTGGCCTCGCTGGCCGAGCTGGACCGGCCCGCTCGACGCGCGCGATTGCGGGCCTGGCTGCGCGCGCAGGGCCTGCGACCGCCGGGCCATGCGCGGCTGGAGGAGTTCTGTCGGCAACTGGAGGTCCACGCGCCGGACCGGACTCCGGAGCTGCGCTGGGCGGATGGCTGGATGGGCGTTTATCGCGGAACGATTTGTGCCGAAGCCCCGGATGCAAAGTCGGCCGTGCCAGGTGACGTGATCCCCTGGCCGCCGGGGCATGCGCGCCTGACGCTCCCGGATGGTCGGGTACTGGAGCGCGCAGCGCTGGTGGCCCTGGGTGTGGACGCGCAGGAGGCGCTGGAGGTCGGTTTTCGCCGGGGTGGGGAAACCGTGGTGACGCCAGCGGGTCGCCGACCCTTGAAGAAGCGGCTTCAGGAGCGGGGGATCCCGCCATGGGAACGCGAACATCTGCCGTTGGTCAGGCGGCAGTCGGATGGGCTTGTCGTCGCCATTCTCTGGTCGCATGGAGACCTGGGTCCCTGA
- a CDS encoding ABC transporter substrate-binding protein, with protein sequence MATAQGGTLSLATESYPPFNFETPEGGLDGISVRVMNQLLEETGIEAEIRLLPWSRAYAEAQSNPDTCVFSTTRTPQREELFEWVGPLVENQWHAYALEGSDVAAQSLDDLHDYRVGGYRDDAVALYVEARGIEIDTAPNDRLNARKLAADRIDVWVSGEHLAPWYARLEEIGELRSLFAFNDTVMSLACHPDTDRDRLDRLQAALDAMREDGRYAAIVSEVLERNGDAND encoded by the coding sequence ATGGCAACGGCACAGGGCGGAACCCTCAGCCTGGCCACCGAGAGTTATCCGCCATTTAACTTCGAGACGCCGGAAGGCGGGCTTGACGGTATCTCTGTGCGCGTGATGAACCAGCTGCTCGAGGAAACCGGGATCGAGGCCGAGATCCGTTTGTTGCCCTGGAGTCGTGCTTACGCCGAGGCGCAGTCGAACCCCGATACCTGTGTGTTCTCGACGACGCGGACTCCGCAACGCGAAGAGCTCTTCGAGTGGGTAGGCCCGCTGGTGGAGAATCAGTGGCATGCCTATGCCCTTGAGGGCTCCGACGTCGCAGCGCAGTCGCTCGATGACCTTCACGACTATCGAGTGGGTGGTTATCGCGACGACGCCGTTGCGTTGTATGTCGAGGCCCGGGGGATTGAGATCGATACCGCCCCCAATGACCGCCTGAACGCGCGCAAGCTCGCGGCCGACCGGATTGACGTCTGGGTCAGTGGCGAGCACCTCGCACCCTGGTACGCGCGCCTGGAAGAGATCGGCGAACTGCGCTCGCTGTTTGCCTTCAACGACACGGTGATGTCGCTCGCCTGCCACCCGGATACCGATCGCGATCGGCTGGACCGCCTCCAGGCCGCGCTGGATGCCATGCGCGAGGATGGCCGCTACGCAGCGATCGTCAGCGAAGTACTCGAACGTAACGGAGACGCGAATGACTGA
- a CDS encoding SiaB family protein kinase, whose amino-acid sequence MTEFATQREADRGGLIAEEVLDFQRNMTRRGIIFSFTGYISEGILKALGDALRQKIRLESTDNKTVNRVFSVFVEQVQNIIRYSAERIEHAAEPPVELSSGMITVGSEKGRFFVICGNIIAREDADTLGSRLSELQGMDNEALRRFYKEKLREPPDEGSKGGSIGLIEIARRASEPIQFDFEHLSDAYSYFVLKAYI is encoded by the coding sequence ATGACTGAGTTCGCCACGCAGCGCGAAGCGGATCGCGGTGGCCTGATCGCCGAGGAGGTGCTGGATTTTCAGCGCAACATGACCCGGCGCGGCATTATCTTTTCGTTCACCGGCTATATCTCCGAAGGCATCCTGAAGGCGCTGGGCGACGCCCTGCGTCAGAAGATCCGGCTGGAGTCGACAGACAACAAGACCGTAAACCGAGTGTTCTCGGTGTTCGTCGAGCAGGTGCAGAACATCATTCGCTACTCGGCCGAACGGATCGAGCACGCGGCGGAACCCCCGGTGGAGCTGAGCTCCGGCATGATTACGGTCGGCTCCGAAAAAGGCCGATTCTTCGTGATCTGCGGCAATATCATCGCCCGCGAAGACGCGGATACTCTGGGCAGCCGGCTGAGCGAGCTTCAGGGGATGGACAACGAGGCCCTGCGGCGCTTCTACAAGGAAAAGCTGCGCGAGCCGCCGGACGAGGGCAGCAAGGGGGGCAGCATCGGGCTGATCGAGATCGCACGCCGAGCCAGCGAGCCGATCCAGTTCGACTTCGAGCACCTCTCCGACGCGTATTCCTACTTTGTACTGAAGGCCTACATCTGA